In the Theobroma cacao cultivar B97-61/B2 chromosome 1, Criollo_cocoa_genome_V2, whole genome shotgun sequence genome, one interval contains:
- the LOC18614401 gene encoding cell number regulator 6 isoform X1 yields MMEDTSAPSSYVRLTKEKEPLEDITPGELNQPVQVPQLIVRTCPECGQPLPQSYEPPADEDWTTGICGCLEDTDSCWTGLFCPCLLFGQNVETLREDIARKDACFCHALCVEGGMVVAGATLLVHGIDPKTSFLICETLVFAWWLCGIYNGLFRQSLQKKYHLKNSPCDPCMVHCCLHWCALCQEHREMKNHLSDNAETQMTVVKPPPVQEMNSDDQKQEPASSSPSAASSGNGEHTNLEIQPV; encoded by the exons ATG ATGGAGGACACCAGTGCGCCTTCAAGTTACGTAAGGCTTACAAAGGAAAAAGAGCCTCTGGAAGATATCACCCCTGGAGAACTCAATCAACCCGTTCAAGTTCCTCAG TTGATAGTTCGTACTTGTCCTGAATGTGGGCAACCTCTACCTCAAAGCTATGAGCCACCTGCTGATGAAGACTGGACAACAGGAATTTGCGGCTGTCTTGAAGATACTGATAGCT GCTGGACTGGTCTCTTTTGTCCATGTTTGTTGTTTGGGCAAAACGTTGAAACCTTGAGAGAAGATATTGCAAGGAAAGATGCGTGCTTCTGTCATGCTTTATGTGTAGAAGGCGGAATGGTGGTTGCAGGAGCAACTCTACTCGTCCATGGTATCGACCCTAAAACATCATTTCTCATTTGTGAGACCCTGGTTTTCGCTTGGTGGTTGTGTGGCATCTACAATGGCTTGTTTCGACAATCACTACAGAAAAAATATCATCTCAAG AACTCACCCTGTGATCCCTGCATGGTTCACTGCTGCTTGCATTGGTGTGCCTTGTGTCAAGAGCATAGAGAGATGAAGAACCATCTATCTGACAACGCTGAAACCCAAATGACCGTTGTTAAGCCTCCTCCTGTTCAAGAGATGAACTCTGATGATCAGAAACAGGAGCCTGCATCATCATCTCCATCTGCAGCATCTTCTGGAAATGGTGAACACACAAATTTGGAGATACAGCCAGTATAG
- the LOC18614401 gene encoding cell number regulator 6 isoform X2 → MEDTSAPSSYVRLTKEKEPLEDITPGELNQPVQVPQLIVRTCPECGQPLPQSYEPPADEDWTTGICGCLEDTDSCWTGLFCPCLLFGQNVETLREDIARKDACFCHALCVEGGMVVAGATLLVHGIDPKTSFLICETLVFAWWLCGIYNGLFRQSLQKKYHLKNSPCDPCMVHCCLHWCALCQEHREMKNHLSDNAETQMTVVKPPPVQEMNSDDQKQEPASSSPSAASSGNGEHTNLEIQPV, encoded by the exons ATGGAGGACACCAGTGCGCCTTCAAGTTACGTAAGGCTTACAAAGGAAAAAGAGCCTCTGGAAGATATCACCCCTGGAGAACTCAATCAACCCGTTCAAGTTCCTCAG TTGATAGTTCGTACTTGTCCTGAATGTGGGCAACCTCTACCTCAAAGCTATGAGCCACCTGCTGATGAAGACTGGACAACAGGAATTTGCGGCTGTCTTGAAGATACTGATAGCT GCTGGACTGGTCTCTTTTGTCCATGTTTGTTGTTTGGGCAAAACGTTGAAACCTTGAGAGAAGATATTGCAAGGAAAGATGCGTGCTTCTGTCATGCTTTATGTGTAGAAGGCGGAATGGTGGTTGCAGGAGCAACTCTACTCGTCCATGGTATCGACCCTAAAACATCATTTCTCATTTGTGAGACCCTGGTTTTCGCTTGGTGGTTGTGTGGCATCTACAATGGCTTGTTTCGACAATCACTACAGAAAAAATATCATCTCAAG AACTCACCCTGTGATCCCTGCATGGTTCACTGCTGCTTGCATTGGTGTGCCTTGTGTCAAGAGCATAGAGAGATGAAGAACCATCTATCTGACAACGCTGAAACCCAAATGACCGTTGTTAAGCCTCCTCCTGTTCAAGAGATGAACTCTGATGATCAGAAACAGGAGCCTGCATCATCATCTCCATCTGCAGCATCTTCTGGAAATGGTGAACACACAAATTTGGAGATACAGCCAGTATAG
- the LOC18614402 gene encoding uncharacterized protein LOC18614402, producing the protein MGGGTMHIELPMIQFNSSSSSVPSISSSSSNSLSLPVPSNYTAPLRPSTASSSSTCHGEICRRLEAVDGKENKTATGSFNNFVLGPVPSKPEVEDAVAALQNFIHRVSSSTPQMKWLQPLLDSCDSSRWQSQGLGRAYDAFSLLLKEPSVKRLVVALSSDKALWDAIRQNEFVRKLCELPHPAVENGRACNSTVEADLGKVILQWILDMTKAKITELVMKFQSLLNEVFQTRGSEKPDEETRDQLDETIRSSLLLSIVILLIVIVARVQRV; encoded by the exons ATGGGAGGAGGAACCATGCACATTGAGCTTCCAATGATTCAATTCAATTCTTCCTCCTCTAGCGTTCCTTCCATATCTTCGTCTTCTTCAAACAGTCTTAGCCTTCCAGTGCCATCCAATTATACTGCTCCACTTAGACCTTCTActgcttcttcttcctccacCTGCCATGGTGAAATTTGTAGAAGGCTAGAGGCTGTAGAtggaaaagagaataaaacaGCAACCGGGTCCttcaataattttgttttggggCCTGTTCCGTCCAAGCCAGAAGTTGAAGATGCTGTAGCTGCCCTCCAGAA TTTCATTCATAGGGTTTCTTCATCTACACCACAAATGAAATGGCTGCAGCCTCTTTTGGACAGTTGTGACTCAAGCCGATGGCAATCTCAAGGGCTTGGAAGAGCCTACGATGCCTTCAGCTTGCTCCTGAAGGAGCCATCTGTTAAG AGGCTGGTCGTTGCACTATCATCTGATAAAGCTCTTTGGGATGCTATTAGGCAGAATGAGTTCGTTCGGAAGCTCTGTGAGTTGCCCCACCCTGCAG TTGAAAATGGAAGGGCATGCAATTCAACCGTTGAAGCAGACCTCGGCAAAGTCATTTTGCAGTGGATTTTGGACATGACAAAAGCAAAAATCACAGAACTCGTAATGAAATTCCAGTCTCTTCTGAATGAGGTTTTCCAAACTCGTGGGAGTGAAAAGCCTGATGAAGAAACCAGAGACCAGTTGGACGAAACAATTAGATCATCGCTGCTTCTCTCCATTGTCATACTGTTGATCGTGATTGTAGCTCGGGTTCAAAGGGTTTGA
- the LOC18614403 gene encoding nuclear pore complex protein NUP62, whose product MSGFSFPSSSSSQSSSSSSSSPFSLGSSPSPFGSSTSASAPTFGSSLFNSNPSSSSSTAITTTPAFSSNPASGSSPFVGFGQPSSSSSSASSAPVSSFAVGSGSGASPFSSSSSSATSGLFGAASSASTSPLPWGAPSSAAPSAAPSASPLFVSASSAAGSGSSLFGTSISSTSSPSFGFATASSTVSSALSIFGASSSAASTTGSSLFGASSFTASTTGSSLFGASSFAASTTGSSLFVACSSASTTPLFGSTASSGPSLFGASALAVSSASSPFGASGGSSLFLSSPAPTAAPTTSSFGSSSSSSASTAAAATTPSFSSLLSSSSASNSTSASPFLASTGFSFSSSSSFLKSTASSTSTPTSTTAPSLTAAASSSSSSGFSFAPPSSSASQPTFGYGNAAAMSKPTSLSFGTSSAPLFSTVTTTTSAYTPAASTAAASAASSAAASTPAFPTFNLSSSSATTASSSAAPASSAASSAAVSSFTGFGVTNAAATSGSTSSFTGFSLSTKPSAPTSSSQAQSTTTAPVFSFPGSSSAASITSTSSTTTAQTSSTLVVASSSGTSLSATAAISATPKLPSEITGKTVEEIIKEWNAELQERTGKFRKQASAIAEWDRRILQNRDVLLRLEIEVAKVVEAQASLERQLELIETHQQEVDKALLSMEEEAERIYKDERGLLLDDEAASTRDAMYEQAEIVERELEQMAEQIKSIIETVNSSQGGELEALDGMTPLDVVVRILNNQLTSLMWIDEKAEEFSSRIQKLAMQGSAADRELMAPKFWMS is encoded by the exons ATGTCGGGTTTCTCGTTCCCTTCCTCATCCTCTTCTcaatcttcatcatcatcttcgTCATCTCCGTTCTCATTAGGATCCTCCCCATCTCCATTCGGGTCATCCACTTCTGCATCCGCACCCACTTTTGGTTCTTCGCTTTTCAACTCAAACCCTAGCTCCTCCTCCTCCACCGCCATAACCACCACCCCGGCATTCTCGTCAAATCCTGCCTCCGGCTCGAGTCCATTCGTCGGGTTCGGACAACCCagctcttcctcttcttccgCCTCTTCGGCTCCCGTATCCTCTTTCGCGGTCGGTTCCGGTTCCGGCGCATCCCCCTTCTcctcatcttcttcttctgcaaCCTCCGGTTTGTTCGGAGCAGCTTCTTCTGCATCAACTTCACCTTTGCCTTGGGGCGCACCTTCTTCCGCAGCACCTTCCGCAGCACCTTCCGCTTCGCCGCTGTTTGTCTCGGCTTCTTCCGCTGCAGGTTCGGGTTCATCCTTGTTTGGGACATCGATTTCTAGTACGAGTTCGCCTTCATTTGGGTTCGCCACAGCTTCATCTACGGTCAGTTCTGCTCTGTCCATTTTTGGAGCATCTTCATCCGCAGCGAGTACAACAGGTTCATCTTTATTCGGGGCATCTTCATTCACAGCGAGTACAACAGGTTCATCTTTATTCGGGGCATCTTCATTCGCAGCTAGTACAACAGGTTCATCGTTATTCGTGGCATGTTCATCGGCTTCTACTACTCCTTTGTTTGGCTCCACAGCAAGTTCAGGTCCATCCCTCTTTGGGGCATCTGCATTAGCAGTAAGTTCAGCTTCATCCCCGTTTGGAGCCAGCGGTGGTTCCTCTCTATTTTTATCTTCACCAGCGCCAACTGCAGCTCCTACTACTAGCTCTTTTGGCTCTTCATCATCGTCTTCAGCTTCTACTGCTGCTGCAGCTACAACTCCATCCTTTTCAAGCTTGCTATCATCAAGCTCTGCTTCAAATTCAACCTCCGCTTCACCATTCTTGGCTTCTACTGGGTTCTCTTTCTCGAGTAGTTCGTCATTTTTGAAGAGCACTGCAAGTTCAACATCAACACCAACCTCTACGACAGCTCCTTCGTTAACAGCTGCTGCTTCTTCATCAAGCTCGTCAGGCTTCTCTTTCGCTCCACCTTCTTCTTCAGCCTCTCAACCTACCTTTGGATATGGCAATGCAGCTGCCATGTCTAAACCCACTTCTTTGTCTTTTGGAACGTCATCGGCGCCATTGTTTTCTACAGTTACCACCACAACTAGTGCTTATACTCCAGCAGCTAGTACTGCTGCTGCTTCTGCTGCTTCTTCTGCTGCGGCTTCAACACCGGCATTCCCTACATTTAATTTGAGTTCATCTTCTGCTACTACGGCTTCTTCATCAGCTGCACCTGCAAGTTCAGCTGCTTCATCAGCTGCTGTGAGTTCTTTTACTGGATTTGGTGTGACAAATGCAGCTGCTACGTCAGGGAGTACCAGTTCTTTCACTGGTTTTTCATTATCGACAAAACCATCTGCTCCTACTTCATCCTCACAAGCGCAATCCACTACTACTGCTCCTGTATTCA GTTTCCCTGGTTCCAGTTCTGCTGCTTCAATAACTTCAACTTCCAGTACTACGACTGCCCAAACATCATCAACCCTTGTTGTAGCTTCAAGTAGTGG GACTAGTTTAAGTGCCACAGCTGCAATATCTGCTACACCAAAATTACCATCTGAGATAACAGGAAAGACAGTGGAGGAG ATCATCAAGGAATGGAATGCTGAACTTCAAGAACGCACTGGAAAATTTCGAAAGCAGGCCAGTGCAATAGCTGAGTGGGACAGGCGAATATTGCAGAATCGTGATGTTCTTCTTAGGCTTGAG ATTGAAGTGGCAAAAGTGGTTGAGGCCCAAGCTAGCTTGGAGCGACAACTGGAGTTAATTGAGACTCACCAGCAAGAG GTTGATAAAGCTTTGCTAAGTATGGAAGAAGAAGCAGAACGTATTTATAAGGATGAGCGTGGATTGCTTCTTGATGATGAAGCTGCATCAACACGAGATGCAAT GTATGAGCAGGCAGAAATTGTGGAGAGGGAATTGGAGCAGATGGCAGAACAGATTAAATCTATTATTGAGACTGTAAACTCTAGTCAG GGTGGGGAACTTGAGGCACTTGATGGAATGACTCCTTTAGATGTGGTTGTCAGAATCTTGAATAATCAACTGACTTCTTTAATGTGGATTGATGAGAAG GCTGAGGAATTCTCTTCTCGTATCCAAAAGCTTGCCATGCAGGGTTCTGCCGCAGATCGAGAATTAATGGCTCCGAAATTTTGGATGTCATGA
- the LOC18614404 gene encoding carotenoid cleavage dioxygenase 7, chloroplastic yields the protein MQAKLFHIIPSGFHSPGKHPQLHQPSLPKKLPRAISISSPPADNHVPGPLTLDRDDSVAAFWDYQFLFVSQRSETAEPITLRVVDGAIPTDFPSGTYYLAGPGLFTDDHGSTVHPLDGHGYLRAFSIDGAAREVKFMARYVKTEAQAEEHDPVTDTWQFTHRGPFSVLKGGKKLGNVKVMKNVANTSVLRWGGRLLCLWEGGDPYEIESGTLETIGSFDVINGHDLLPEAEKKGTDGDLLDAAARLLKPILYGVFKMPPKRLLSHYKLDAQRNRLLTVSCNAEDMLVPRSNFTFYEFDSEFKLLQKQEFNIPDHLMIHDWAFTDSHYILFGNRVKLDVIGSVTAVCGLSPMISALSVNPSKSTSPIYLLPRFPGKSAGQRDWRLPVEAPSRKWLLHVGNAFEVKDVDGNSEIQIQACACSYQWFNFQKLFGYNWQSGKLDPSIMNVKQGANELLPHLVQVSINLDADGNCQNCCVENLNQWNKPSDFPVINPDFSGNKNEYIYASTSSGSRQTLPHFPFDMVLKLNLTTKSTFTWSAGARRFIGEPIFVPKGTEEDDGYILVVEYAVSIQRCYLVILDPKRIGETDALVARLEVPQHLNFPLGFHGLWANSP from the exons ATGCAGGCCAAACTCTTTCATATCATTCCATCAGGATTCCATTCGCCAGGGAAACATCCTCAGCTGCATCAACCATCGTTACCAAAGAAGCTGCCACGGGCCATATCCATTTCCAGCCCTCCTGCGGATAATCACGTTCCAGGCCCTTTGACACTAGACAGGGATGATTCTGTGGCTGCCTTTTGGGACTATCAATTTTTATTCGTGTCACAACGCTCGGAGACGGCTGAGCCGATCACGCTCCGCGTTGTGGACGGTGCAATCCCCACGGACTTCCCTTCCGGTACATATTACCTAGCCGGTCCAGGGCTATTCACCGATGATCATGGCTCGACAGTGCACCCTTTAGACGGTCATGGTTACCTCAGGGCCTTTAGCATCGATGGTGCAGCTAGAGAAGTCAAGTTCATGGCTAGGTACGTAAAGACCGAAGCTCAAGCAGAGGAGCACGATCCCGTGACTGACACCTGGCAGTTTACGCACCGTGGCCCGTTTTCCGTGTTAAAGGGGGGCAAGAAACTTGGCAACGTTAAGGTGATGAAAAATGTAGCTAATACCAGTGTGTTGAGGTGGGGTGGAAGGTTATTGTGCTTATGGGAAGGTGGAGATCCTTACGAGATTGAATCAGGGACGTTGGAAACCATCGGGAGTTTTGATGTGATAAACGGCCATGATTTGTTGCCGGAGGCTGAGAAGAAGGGTACCGACGGTGATTTATTGGACGCAGCCGCCCGGCTGTTGAAGCCGATCCTATACG GTGTGTTCAAGATGCCTCCCAAAAGACTCTTGTCTCATTATAAACTTGATGCTCAAAGGAACCGACTTCTTACAGTCTCATGCAACGCAGAGGACATGCTAGTGCCGCGCAGCAACTTTACATTTTATG AGTTCGACTCAGAATTCAAGTTGTTGCAGAAACAAGAATTCAACATCCCTGATCATTTGATGATCCATGATTGGGCTTTTACAGATAGTCATTACATACTGTTCGGCAATCGCGTCAAGCTCGATGTTATTG GATCGGTGACGGCAGTATGTGGGTTATCGCCAATGATATCGGCATTGTCAGTGAACCCAAGCAAGTCCACGTCTCCCATTTACTTGCTCCCTCGCTTTCCTGGTAAATCTGCTGGACAGCGAGATTGGAGACTGCCGGTGGAAGCTCCATCCCGGAAGTGGCTATTGCATGTTGGCAATGCCTTTGAGGTCAAGGATGTGGATGGTAATTCGGAGATTCAAATCCAAGCATGTGCTTGTTCTTACCAATGGttcaatttccaaaaattaTTTG GATATAAttggcaaagtggtaaactaGATCCCTCGATTATGAATGTAAAACAAGGTGCAAATGAGTTGTTACCCCACCTTGTTCAGGTATCGATTAACCTGGACGCTGATGGAAACTGCCAAAACTGTTGCGTGGAGAATCTGAATCAATGGAACAAGCCATCTGATTTTCCAGTCATCAATCCAGACTTTTCTGGCAACAAGAATGAATACATTTATGCATCAACTTCTTCCGGGTCTAGGCAGACATTGCCCCATTTTCCGTTTGACATGGTGTTGAAGCTAAATTTGACAACAAAATCAACCTTTACATGGTCTGCAGGGGCTCGTAGATTTATCGGTGAGCCTATTTTTGTCCCCAAAGGAACCGAAGAAGATGATGGGTACATTCTTGTAGTCGAA TATGCAGTTTCAATACAGAGATGTTATCTTGTCATCTTGGATCCTAAGAGGATTGGTGAAACTGATGCCCTGGTCGCAAGACTAGAAGTCCCTCAGCACTTGAACTTCCCTCTCGGCTTTCATGGGCTTTGGGCCAATAGCCCTTGA